In the genome of Myxococcus stipitatus, one region contains:
- a CDS encoding protein kinase domain-containing protein, which produces MMTAHPLALRPGMKVGPWRVMARLGQGAFGAVFQVENGGRLHALKFALRGPGSDDLDRTDARAVRELACLLHAVHPHVVRVWAHGRWPDARTGYHYVVLDYVEGATLSNWVKREAPSARRVARMFSQLAWTLGELHTRNVFHRDLKPTNILVRAADDSPILVDFGSANHAESQPLTEGPLPPGTPQYRSPEALRFHRENHSRRDAHYVFRATDDLYALGVTLYEVLTGTSAFSRSLPREVLAEYIETRMPAPASTLNERVPLALDVISQQLLRKRPEERYQDGGALHAALEAALDSATLDWDMPLFTRPLEEDTAEETPTPTSEAALLAPWPVPLPRRSSRAPSPTGGRTRPDEVPASSFPRVPPREALPRPRPATRPWRVLARRLGWAGIGVGALVLLGWLFSLLR; this is translated from the coding sequence ATGATGACGGCCCATCCGCTGGCGTTGCGGCCGGGGATGAAGGTCGGCCCCTGGCGAGTCATGGCGCGGCTGGGCCAAGGGGCCTTCGGCGCCGTGTTCCAGGTGGAGAACGGCGGCCGGCTGCACGCGCTCAAGTTCGCGCTGCGCGGACCGGGCAGTGATGACCTGGACCGGACGGATGCGCGCGCCGTCCGGGAGCTGGCCTGTCTGCTCCACGCGGTGCACCCCCACGTCGTCCGGGTCTGGGCCCACGGCCGCTGGCCCGACGCCCGCACCGGCTATCACTACGTCGTCCTCGACTACGTGGAGGGCGCCACGCTCTCCAACTGGGTGAAGCGCGAGGCCCCTTCCGCGCGCCGCGTGGCGCGGATGTTCTCGCAGCTGGCGTGGACGCTGGGAGAGCTGCACACGCGCAACGTCTTCCACCGGGACCTCAAGCCCACCAACATCCTCGTGCGCGCCGCCGACGACTCCCCCATCCTGGTGGACTTCGGCAGCGCCAACCACGCCGAGTCCCAGCCGCTCACCGAGGGGCCCCTCCCTCCGGGCACGCCCCAGTACCGCAGCCCCGAGGCCCTGCGCTTCCATCGCGAGAACCACTCCCGGCGGGACGCGCACTACGTCTTCCGCGCCACGGATGACCTCTACGCCCTGGGCGTCACGCTGTACGAAGTGCTCACGGGCACCTCCGCCTTCTCGCGCTCGCTGCCGCGCGAGGTCCTGGCCGAGTACATCGAGACGCGCATGCCCGCCCCCGCCTCCACGCTGAACGAGCGCGTGCCGCTCGCGCTGGATGTCATCTCGCAGCAGCTGCTCCGCAAGCGCCCGGAGGAGCGCTACCAGGACGGAGGCGCGCTGCACGCCGCGCTGGAGGCCGCGCTCGACTCCGCGACGCTCGACTGGGACATGCCCCTCTTCACGCGCCCCCTCGAGGAGGACACCGCCGAGGAGACCCCCACGCCCACCAGCGAGGCCGCCCTCCTCGCGCCCTGGCCCGTGCCCCTCCCGAGGAGGTCCTCTCGCGCGCCCTCGCCCACCGGAGGACGGACGCGCCCGGACGAAGTGCCCGCGTCGTCGTTCCCGCGAGTCCCTCCGCGGGAGGCCCTCCCCCGTCCGCGGCCCGCGACACGCCCCTGGCGCGTCCTCGCGCGGAGGCTCGGGTGGGCGGGCATCGGGGTGGGGGCGCTGGTGCTGCTCGGCTGGCTGTTCTCGCTGCTGCGCTGA
- a CDS encoding protein kinase domain-containing protein, which translates to MSEQDEVELRHALAEGLLSREECDALRSEAARLGRRPLELLKERGRLSEDTHASLLRLMLREEDTRSPVAPVTVDTGRHAPGRDATLSLEKGLAPVSPPPPVEVPAFPVSDWEHYSPIRFLGQGGMGRVFLARDNRLHRQVALKFVRGDEPELARRFILEARAQARVTHPRVCEVYEVGEVQGRAYIAMRYVEGRPLHALVETLSVEQKARVLREAAEGVHAAHRAGLIHRDIKPSNILVEQTAEGALSPFVMDFGLARDWKEGVTATGTVLGTPHYMSPEQARGEVARLDRRADVYSLGATLYALLTGTPPIPGQNGLEVLGNIGTVEPRPPRALDRDIPVDLEAITLKCLEKDRSARYGSARELAEDLGRFLDGEPVLARTGPGYRARKWLRKHRRAVAVGTGALVVVSLAVGQSVLARGEVSQREALARRFTEQVERIEAQARYSGTSPPHDTRRDREALGARMRELETAMRDAGPMGVASGHYALGRGYLALDDDARAREHLEAAWKAGATEPRVAYSLALALAHLYQQARLEAERQQDAATREARLREATQRYGAPARDFLRKSEGAEVPAPEYVAALLAFLENRPEEALAKLDALGSRLPWFHEAPLLRGDTLLLRGSSRWNTGSREGALSDFDEARRAYAHAADIGRSVPAVYRALAQLEGWALLVALYGQGDVPLHHARGVEAASKALALAPDDAEAHSLLAGFHRRLAEHQSRQGSDVEPVLEKALVSARRAVELRPDLPKVLHELAVVHWQRARFRQEKGMDPRDSLREAAAAFERIPAEARDYEFHADVGQVFRVWADHEEGGGGDSLPYREKAIAAHERAVAINALRPEAWINLGTEYLARASHPRAVDPSGDLDKAAAALERAQSINPAHIAPWFYAGEVHLARAARHRDTGVDPKPALASALTAYEKGVAINPKLPPLHNGLGTVWFERAKDAWERGEDVEPALREALKAFDGAIALAPAQGYGQNNVGEVHAWRATMRVLEGQSPAGEVLAARSALKDALARIPDLPQPWMNLGTALQAEAAWALRQGHPPGPALEEALTSLRRALELNPKQAQAWRVLGDALAVQARAKAREEDFTEAEQAFLRAVELEPSQPEHLVALGRFCLERGLAPGGRPVLERGLSHVDKALSLRAEWPRARALRAGLALALAASASASEAGRGESEPERQARALLSRALDDNRHLLKEWGRWLTASSGAAAVSR; encoded by the coding sequence ATGAGCGAGCAAGACGAGGTCGAGCTGCGCCATGCACTCGCGGAAGGACTCCTCTCGCGTGAGGAGTGTGACGCCTTGCGCTCGGAGGCGGCGCGTCTGGGCCGCAGGCCGCTGGAGCTGCTGAAGGAGCGCGGCCGGCTGTCCGAGGACACCCATGCCTCCCTCCTGCGGCTCATGCTGCGCGAGGAGGACACGCGAAGCCCCGTGGCTCCGGTGACCGTGGACACGGGGCGACATGCGCCTGGCAGGGACGCGACGCTGTCGCTGGAGAAGGGCCTCGCCCCGGTCTCTCCTCCGCCCCCCGTGGAGGTGCCTGCCTTTCCTGTCTCCGACTGGGAGCACTACTCCCCCATCCGCTTCCTGGGGCAGGGCGGCATGGGCCGGGTGTTCCTCGCGAGGGACAACCGGCTGCATCGCCAGGTCGCGCTCAAGTTCGTGCGCGGAGACGAGCCGGAGCTGGCCCGCAGGTTCATCCTGGAGGCCCGGGCCCAGGCGCGTGTGACACACCCGCGCGTCTGCGAGGTGTACGAGGTCGGCGAGGTCCAGGGCCGCGCCTACATCGCCATGCGGTACGTGGAGGGACGGCCGCTGCATGCGCTCGTGGAGACGCTCAGCGTCGAGCAGAAGGCCCGCGTGCTGCGCGAGGCCGCGGAGGGGGTCCACGCCGCCCACCGCGCGGGGCTCATCCATCGCGACATCAAGCCCTCCAACATCCTGGTGGAGCAGACCGCCGAGGGGGCGCTGTCGCCCTTCGTCATGGACTTCGGACTCGCTCGCGACTGGAAGGAGGGCGTCACCGCGACGGGCACCGTGCTCGGCACGCCGCACTACATGTCACCGGAGCAGGCTCGCGGCGAGGTGGCCCGGCTGGACCGGCGCGCGGATGTCTACAGCCTGGGCGCCACGCTCTATGCGCTGCTGACCGGGACACCGCCCATCCCCGGGCAGAACGGCCTGGAGGTGCTGGGCAACATCGGCACGGTGGAGCCTCGGCCGCCTCGCGCGCTGGACCGCGACATCCCCGTGGACCTGGAGGCCATCACCCTCAAGTGCCTGGAGAAGGACCGCTCCGCGCGCTACGGCTCGGCGCGCGAGCTGGCGGAGGACCTGGGGCGCTTCCTCGACGGCGAGCCTGTCCTCGCTCGCACCGGGCCCGGCTATCGCGCGCGCAAGTGGCTGCGCAAGCACCGCCGCGCCGTCGCCGTGGGCACGGGCGCCCTCGTCGTGGTGTCCCTGGCCGTGGGGCAGTCGGTGCTCGCGCGCGGGGAGGTCTCCCAGCGCGAGGCCCTGGCCCGCCGCTTCACGGAGCAGGTGGAGCGCATCGAGGCGCAGGCCCGCTACTCCGGCACCTCGCCCCCGCATGACACGCGTCGGGACCGCGAGGCCCTGGGCGCGCGGATGCGCGAGCTGGAGACCGCGATGCGCGACGCGGGGCCGATGGGGGTGGCCTCGGGCCACTACGCGCTGGGGCGCGGCTACCTCGCGCTCGATGACGATGCCCGGGCGCGGGAGCACCTGGAGGCCGCGTGGAAGGCGGGCGCCACGGAGCCTCGCGTGGCGTACTCGCTGGCGCTGGCCCTGGCGCACCTGTACCAGCAGGCCCGCCTGGAGGCGGAGCGGCAGCAGGACGCGGCGACGCGCGAGGCCCGGCTGCGGGAGGCCACCCAGCGCTACGGCGCGCCCGCTCGCGACTTCCTTCGCAAGAGCGAGGGCGCGGAGGTCCCGGCCCCCGAGTACGTCGCCGCGCTGCTGGCCTTCCTCGAGAACCGCCCCGAGGAGGCCCTGGCGAAGCTGGACGCGCTGGGCTCGCGCCTGCCCTGGTTCCACGAGGCCCCGCTGCTCCGCGGCGACACCCTGCTGCTGCGAGGCTCCAGCCGGTGGAACACGGGGAGCCGCGAGGGGGCACTCTCGGACTTCGACGAGGCGCGGCGGGCCTATGCCCACGCGGCGGACATCGGCCGCAGTGTCCCCGCGGTGTATCGCGCGCTCGCGCAGCTGGAGGGATGGGCGCTCCTGGTGGCGCTCTACGGACAAGGGGATGTTCCGCTCCATCACGCGCGAGGCGTGGAGGCCGCGTCGAAGGCCCTGGCCCTGGCGCCCGACGACGCGGAGGCCCACTCGCTGCTGGCGGGCTTTCACCGCCGCCTCGCGGAGCACCAGTCGCGCCAGGGGAGCGACGTGGAGCCCGTGCTGGAGAAGGCCCTGGTGTCCGCGCGCCGCGCGGTGGAGCTGCGTCCGGACCTGCCCAAGGTCCTGCATGAGCTGGCCGTCGTCCACTGGCAGCGGGCGCGCTTCCGGCAGGAGAAGGGGATGGACCCACGCGACTCGCTGCGCGAGGCCGCCGCCGCCTTCGAGCGCATCCCCGCCGAGGCCCGCGACTACGAGTTCCACGCGGACGTGGGGCAGGTGTTCCGCGTCTGGGCGGACCACGAAGAGGGCGGGGGGGGCGACTCCCTGCCCTATCGCGAGAAGGCGATTGCCGCACACGAGCGCGCCGTCGCCATCAACGCGCTCCGGCCGGAGGCGTGGATCAACCTGGGCACCGAGTACCTCGCCCGTGCCTCGCATCCGCGAGCCGTGGACCCCTCGGGAGACCTGGACAAGGCCGCGGCGGCGCTGGAGCGCGCGCAGTCCATCAATCCCGCGCACATCGCGCCATGGTTCTACGCGGGCGAGGTGCACCTGGCTCGCGCCGCGCGACACCGCGACACGGGAGTGGATCCAAAGCCCGCGCTGGCGAGCGCCCTGACCGCCTACGAGAAGGGCGTGGCCATCAACCCGAAGCTGCCGCCGCTGCACAACGGCCTGGGCACCGTCTGGTTCGAGCGCGCGAAGGACGCCTGGGAGCGAGGCGAGGACGTGGAGCCCGCGCTGCGCGAGGCCCTGAAGGCGTTCGATGGCGCCATCGCCCTGGCCCCCGCGCAGGGCTACGGGCAGAACAACGTGGGCGAGGTCCACGCCTGGCGCGCGACGATGCGCGTGCTGGAAGGACAGTCGCCGGCGGGGGAGGTGCTCGCCGCGCGCTCGGCGCTGAAGGACGCCTTGGCGCGAATCCCCGACCTGCCGCAGCCCTGGATGAACCTGGGCACCGCGCTCCAGGCCGAGGCCGCGTGGGCCCTGAGGCAAGGCCACCCGCCGGGCCCCGCGCTGGAGGAGGCCCTGACGTCCCTGCGCCGCGCGCTGGAGCTCAACCCCAAGCAGGCACAGGCATGGCGTGTCCTGGGGGACGCGCTGGCGGTCCAAGCCCGCGCGAAGGCGCGGGAGGAGGACTTCACGGAGGCGGAGCAGGCCTTCCTGCGCGCCGTCGAGCTGGAGCCCTCGCAGCCCGAGCACCTCGTGGCGCTCGGGCGCTTCTGCCTGGAGCGGGGCCTGGCTCCGGGAGGCAGGCCGGTGCTGGAGCGAGGGCTTTCGCACGTGGACAAGGCCCTGTCCCTGCGCGCCGAGTGGCCTCGTGCGCGAGCCCTCCGCGCGGGGCTGGCGCTGGCCTTGGCTGCCTCGGCTTCGGCCTCGGAGGCGGGCCGGGGTGAGTCGGAGCCCGAGCGTCAGGCGCGAGCCCTGTTGTCCCGCGCGCTCGACGACAACCGGCACTTGCTGAAGGAGTGGGGGCGGTGGCTCACCGCTTCGAGCGGAGCCGCCGCCGTCTCGCGGTAG
- a CDS encoding ankyrin repeat domain-containing protein, with product MSTALLEAVAKNDVAAVRKEALTADWDARDEFGRTALSLAASRAGEHPVDVLKALLDAGADVNQAQGADSDEEQGWTALHQACIKGTFPSAIDAVTLLLERGAKADGSSTAAVVSPLELALTTHHLGIAEALLKAGARPDAVSKRGMAPVHQVVALFRERTGSGKYKAGAAARMAVDAVKLLLAHGAKPGTPDSKGETALAHALLAKMPEPFILALVNAGAPLDGWVDLGTPPEKVLVTPASMAVGLGQPVSVIVAMLKTGLDTTKVVAPDAQNLMHYAAMKRFDALQMILEHRPQQDVNVRDETGATPLFLASWVGISSAVKALLEKGANPNIPDTDGNMPLHTAAKNDHDSVVKLLLAAGADKSARNANGQTAEDRARAEGNTTVARLLSEA from the coding sequence ATGTCCACAGCCCTGCTCGAAGCCGTTGCCAAGAACGATGTCGCCGCCGTGCGGAAGGAAGCCCTGACGGCGGACTGGGATGCCCGGGACGAGTTCGGGCGGACCGCGTTGAGCCTGGCGGCCTCGCGCGCGGGTGAGCACCCGGTGGATGTGCTGAAGGCGCTGCTCGACGCGGGCGCGGACGTGAACCAGGCGCAGGGCGCCGACAGCGACGAGGAGCAGGGGTGGACGGCGCTGCACCAGGCCTGCATCAAGGGCACGTTCCCCTCGGCCATCGACGCGGTGACGCTGCTGCTGGAGCGTGGCGCGAAGGCGGATGGGAGCAGCACGGCGGCGGTGGTGTCGCCGCTGGAGCTGGCGCTCACCACGCACCACCTGGGCATCGCGGAGGCGCTGCTGAAGGCGGGCGCCCGACCCGACGCGGTGAGCAAGCGGGGCATGGCCCCGGTGCACCAGGTGGTCGCGCTGTTCCGCGAGCGCACGGGGAGCGGCAAGTACAAGGCGGGCGCGGCGGCGAGGATGGCCGTCGACGCCGTCAAGCTGCTGCTCGCCCACGGAGCGAAGCCGGGGACGCCGGACTCGAAGGGCGAGACGGCGCTGGCCCATGCCCTGCTCGCCAAGATGCCGGAGCCCTTCATCCTGGCGCTGGTGAACGCGGGGGCGCCGCTGGACGGGTGGGTGGACCTGGGCACGCCGCCCGAGAAGGTGCTCGTCACCCCCGCGTCCATGGCCGTGGGCCTGGGCCAGCCGGTGTCCGTGATTGTCGCCATGCTGAAGACGGGGCTGGACACCACGAAGGTCGTCGCGCCGGACGCGCAGAACCTGATGCACTACGCGGCGATGAAGCGCTTCGACGCGCTGCAGATGATTCTGGAGCACCGCCCCCAGCAGGACGTCAACGTGCGCGACGAGACGGGGGCCACGCCGCTGTTCCTGGCGTCGTGGGTGGGCATCTCCTCCGCGGTGAAGGCACTGCTCGAGAAGGGCGCCAACCCCAACATCCCGGACACCGACGGCAACATGCCGCTGCACACCGCCGCGAAGAACGACCACGACTCCGTCGTCAAGCTGCTGCTGGCGGCGGGCGCGGACAAGAGCGCGCGCAACGCGAACGGGCAGACGGCGGAGGACCGGGCTCGCGCCGAGGGAAACACGACGGTGGCCAGGCTGCTGAGCGAGGCCTGA
- a CDS encoding response regulator transcription factor translates to MLYAMASAGKHGSVLVVEDEDDIRAAIAEILESEGYDVTVASNGREAMEELSDVRYVPRLILLDLMMPEMNGHELLVRRQAIPRLRNVPVMVLTAVTTDVPPGANGLLRKPFSVEELLEAVRSMMPIAA, encoded by the coding sequence ATGCTGTACGCCATGGCCAGCGCTGGGAAGCACGGCTCCGTGCTCGTGGTGGAGGATGAAGACGATATCCGGGCCGCCATCGCCGAAATCCTCGAGAGTGAGGGCTACGACGTCACCGTCGCCTCCAACGGGCGAGAGGCGATGGAGGAGCTCTCCGACGTGCGGTACGTGCCGCGCCTCATCCTCCTGGACTTGATGATGCCGGAGATGAACGGGCACGAGCTGCTCGTCCGCCGACAAGCCATCCCCCGGCTGCGCAACGTCCCGGTGATGGTGCTCACCGCCGTCACCACCGACGTCCCGCCCGGGGCCAACGGCCTGCTGCGCAAGCCGTTCTCCGTGGAGGAGTTGTTGGAAGCCGTGCGGAGCATGATGCCCATCGCCGCGTGA
- a CDS encoding Ig-like domain-containing protein, which produces MSTRVLTSWRRVRPQAFVGLWALCVAVLSTPSSAQTQTNSQSTQRAINFLSADVVTWVNENNCAACHRVGASTYGMAAARANGYDMTVVAANGRTNQANLETLGQRIRNEQQPDGSWIHTGNAFRNEKTSFATFGLAGYDQNVSTQYSASLVAAANWALATQEASGRWVSDHASYPVDHGSVPTTARIMTGIAQARQRVDPARAAQYQTALDRAAAYLRANLDNLDTSAPGNGMPYTFQVAWAVVGLKAAGPGPANANTAAIDTLANRLLARTSPGNPGWGDLPNAAANDVSTGSAIYALCLAGREPATDPRVRSSIEWLKTRQAADGSWRTGSATFDIPTTFASLGLSCYGDFSVHVQVVGEARKELAIGSQQAQQVSFTFNVKNHGYQADTYTLSTTGGLPGWASFPTPISLFLPAGDDANVTVTVTAPANLLPSLLSEFTLVATSGGAPGVSGSARASAYTPPLPPVTGLPTTTLIQTPAVSGHITIGDGNELSARVRDSGNLPVTGPNRGVVTFYVAGVPVGADADVDGDGLFTFNWVPPSDTWTTTGAQDFRAVYSGVERAPPLANLLGSTDSRTVIIDPFPHLTPMVTIGNPPAYTRETTLDIWGYATPRAPGAVVTYAAFIINGSTTIPLTPGNGGLVYTTITLQEGPNIIQLTARDSFGGVTTKQVNLTVDRVAPILTIVSPTNGAAVSNLNVTVTSSVQDQTPVTVETQWVAKSLLEFGNGTVEHTVPMNAGNQVILVRATDSAFNVTEKLITLWVDPGQPTVTTNPGDGQLYGPLANNALDYTVNVQSLSATTVRINGGAPIAVARGGGAVQTTLTLNPGINNLSIITTTETGVTTTTTRTVRYDVQAPTATLLSPTEGGTASGTITLRARVTDTFSTVSNVGFSRDMSGIRAGTLQADGTWTASLDTRELLDGAHTIDIWTSDSVGNSTVQRFNFFVDN; this is translated from the coding sequence ATGTCCACCCGTGTCCTCACGTCGTGGCGTCGCGTGCGTCCGCAGGCCTTCGTCGGCCTGTGGGCGTTGTGCGTCGCCGTCCTGTCCACGCCGTCCTCGGCGCAGACACAAACCAACTCGCAGTCCACCCAGCGCGCCATCAACTTCCTCAGCGCGGACGTCGTCACCTGGGTCAACGAGAACAACTGCGCGGCCTGCCACCGCGTGGGCGCCAGCACCTACGGCATGGCCGCCGCGCGCGCCAACGGCTACGACATGACCGTCGTCGCGGCCAACGGCCGGACGAACCAGGCCAACCTGGAGACGCTGGGCCAGCGCATCCGGAACGAGCAGCAGCCCGACGGCTCGTGGATTCACACCGGCAACGCCTTCCGCAACGAGAAGACGTCCTTCGCGACCTTCGGCCTCGCCGGGTATGACCAGAACGTCTCCACGCAGTACAGCGCGTCCCTCGTCGCCGCGGCCAACTGGGCGCTGGCCACGCAGGAGGCCAGCGGCCGGTGGGTGTCGGACCACGCCAGCTACCCGGTGGACCACGGCAGCGTGCCCACCACCGCGCGCATCATGACGGGCATCGCCCAGGCCAGGCAGCGCGTGGACCCCGCCCGCGCCGCGCAGTACCAGACCGCGCTGGACCGCGCCGCGGCCTACCTGCGCGCCAACCTGGACAACCTGGACACGAGCGCCCCCGGCAACGGCATGCCCTACACCTTCCAGGTGGCCTGGGCCGTGGTGGGCCTGAAGGCCGCGGGCCCCGGCCCGGCCAACGCCAACACCGCCGCCATCGACACGCTGGCCAACCGCCTGCTCGCGCGCACCTCGCCCGGCAACCCGGGCTGGGGAGACCTGCCCAACGCCGCCGCCAACGACGTGTCCACCGGCAGCGCCATCTACGCGCTGTGCCTCGCCGGCCGCGAGCCCGCCACGGACCCGCGCGTGCGCAGCAGCATCGAGTGGCTGAAGACGCGCCAGGCCGCGGACGGCAGCTGGCGCACCGGCTCCGCGACGTTCGACATCCCCACCACCTTCGCGTCCCTGGGCCTGTCCTGCTACGGCGACTTCAGCGTGCACGTCCAGGTCGTGGGTGAGGCGCGCAAGGAGCTGGCCATCGGCTCGCAGCAGGCGCAGCAGGTCAGCTTCACCTTCAACGTGAAGAACCACGGCTACCAGGCGGACACGTACACGCTCAGCACCACGGGCGGCCTGCCCGGCTGGGCCTCCTTCCCCACGCCCATCAGCCTCTTCCTGCCCGCGGGTGACGACGCCAACGTCACCGTCACCGTCACCGCGCCCGCGAACCTGCTGCCCTCGCTGCTGTCGGAGTTCACGCTCGTCGCCACCTCCGGCGGCGCGCCCGGCGTGTCGGGCTCCGCTCGCGCCAGCGCGTACACCCCGCCCCTGCCGCCCGTCACGGGCCTGCCCACCACCACGCTCATCCAGACGCCCGCCGTCAGCGGCCACATCACCATCGGCGACGGCAACGAGCTGTCCGCGCGCGTGCGGGACTCCGGCAACCTGCCCGTCACCGGCCCCAACCGCGGTGTCGTCACCTTCTACGTCGCGGGTGTGCCCGTGGGCGCGGACGCGGACGTGGATGGCGATGGCCTGTTCACCTTCAACTGGGTGCCGCCCAGCGACACGTGGACCACCACCGGAGCGCAGGACTTCCGCGCCGTCTACTCCGGCGTGGAGCGCGCGCCGCCCCTGGCCAACCTGCTGGGCAGCACCGACTCGCGCACCGTCATCATCGACCCGTTCCCGCACCTGACGCCCATGGTGACCATCGGCAACCCGCCGGCCTACACCCGCGAGACGACGCTGGACATCTGGGGCTACGCCACGCCGCGCGCCCCGGGCGCCGTCGTCACCTACGCGGCCTTCATCATCAACGGCTCCACCACCATCCCGCTCACGCCGGGCAACGGCGGCCTCGTCTACACCACCATCACCCTGCAGGAAGGCCCCAACATCATCCAGCTCACCGCGCGCGACAGCTTCGGCGGTGTCACCACCAAGCAGGTCAACCTCACGGTGGACCGCGTGGCCCCCATCCTCACCATCGTCTCGCCCACCAACGGCGCCGCGGTGAGCAACCTCAACGTCACGGTGACGTCGTCGGTGCAGGACCAGACGCCGGTGACGGTGGAGACGCAGTGGGTGGCGAAGTCGCTGCTCGAGTTCGGCAACGGCACGGTGGAGCACACCGTCCCGATGAACGCGGGCAACCAGGTCATCCTGGTGCGCGCCACGGACAGCGCCTTCAACGTGACCGAGAAGCTCATCACCCTCTGGGTGGACCCCGGCCAGCCGACGGTGACGACCAACCCGGGTGACGGGCAGCTCTACGGGCCGCTCGCGAACAACGCGCTCGACTACACCGTCAACGTCCAGTCGCTGTCCGCGACGACGGTGCGCATCAACGGCGGGGCGCCCATCGCGGTGGCACGCGGCGGCGGCGCGGTGCAGACGACACTCACGCTCAACCCGGGCATCAACAACCTCAGCATCATCACCACCACCGAGACGGGCGTCACCACCACCACCACGCGCACGGTGCGCTACGACGTGCAGGCCCCCACCGCCACGCTGCTGAGCCCCACCGAGGGCGGCACCGCCAGCGGCACCATCACCCTGCGCGCCCGCGTCACCGACACCTTCAGCACCGTGTCCAACGTCGGCTTCAGCCGGGACATGTCCGGCATCCGCGCGGGCACGCTCCAGGCGGATGGCACGTGGACGGCGTCGCTCGACACGCGGGAGCTGCTGGACGGCGCGCACACCATCGACATCTGGACGAGCGACAGCGTGGGCAACTCCACCGTCCAGCGCTTCAACTTCTTCGTCGACAACTGA
- a CDS encoding helix-turn-helix domain-containing protein, producing the protein MDTELASMLGAAARAARVRMGLTQADVAERIGMASEVYGRLERGHMLPSVQNLRRLCVVLNVPPHQLLGLGDDLAAPPPGKEKSGGKAREDDTPEMRRLLRNLKKLSAVQLKLMNLVASAMQQKKK; encoded by the coding sequence ATGGACACAGAACTGGCGAGCATGCTGGGAGCGGCGGCGCGGGCTGCCCGGGTGCGGATGGGCCTGACGCAGGCCGATGTGGCGGAGCGGATTGGCATGGCGTCGGAGGTGTACGGACGCCTGGAGCGAGGCCACATGCTGCCCAGCGTGCAGAACCTGCGGCGGCTGTGTGTGGTGCTGAATGTGCCGCCGCACCAGTTGCTGGGGTTGGGGGATGACCTGGCGGCGCCTCCGCCGGGGAAGGAGAAGTCGGGCGGGAAGGCGCGCGAGGACGACACGCCGGAGATGCGGCGGTTGCTGCGCAACCTGAAGAAGCTGTCCGCGGTGCAGCTCAAGCTGATGAACCTGGTGGCGTCGGCGATGCAGCAGAAGAAGAAGTAG
- a CDS encoding ornithine cyclodeaminase family protein yields MSTLILSAKELRGLYTVQLGLDAVERAFRAHGRGESLMPPKVYLSLPQYDGDFRAMPAFLDGAAGVKWVNAHPQNPRKHGLPTVRALYILSDPDTASPLAILDGTLLTAWRTGCAGGVASKYLAKPKPRTLGLVGCGVQARVLIDAHRALFGELELLLADTSEAAAKALQAEKGGRVVSLQEASGADIVCTSTPSRTPVVKREWLKPGAHINAMGADAPGKQELDARILTEGRVFIDDTEQALHSGEVNVPLHDGLLSAEHIAGTLGEVVAGKKPGRAGDEVTVFDSTGLALQDVALARALYEVARAKGVGQSLDIVGG; encoded by the coding sequence ATGTCCACTCTCATCCTCAGCGCCAAGGAGCTGCGCGGCCTCTACACCGTCCAGCTTGGCCTCGACGCCGTCGAGCGGGCCTTCCGGGCCCACGGCCGCGGCGAGTCCCTCATGCCTCCCAAGGTGTACCTCTCGCTGCCGCAGTACGACGGCGACTTCCGCGCCATGCCCGCGTTCCTCGACGGCGCGGCCGGAGTGAAGTGGGTCAACGCCCATCCCCAGAACCCCAGGAAGCACGGCCTGCCCACCGTGCGCGCCCTCTACATCCTCAGCGACCCCGACACGGCGTCGCCCCTGGCCATCCTCGACGGCACCCTCCTCACCGCGTGGCGCACTGGCTGCGCCGGCGGCGTGGCCTCCAAGTACCTGGCGAAGCCCAAGCCCCGCACCCTCGGGCTCGTCGGCTGCGGCGTCCAGGCCCGCGTCCTCATCGACGCCCACCGCGCCCTCTTCGGCGAGCTGGAGCTGCTCCTCGCCGACACCTCCGAGGCCGCCGCCAAGGCCCTCCAGGCCGAGAAGGGCGGCCGCGTCGTCAGCCTCCAGGAAGCCTCCGGCGCGGACATCGTCTGCACCTCCACCCCCTCCCGCACCCCCGTCGTGAAGCGCGAGTGGCTCAAGCCCGGCGCGCACATCAACGCCATGGGCGCGGACGCCCCCGGCAAGCAGGAGCTGGACGCGCGCATCCTCACCGAGGGCCGCGTCTTCATCGACGACACCGAGCAGGCCCTCCACTCCGGCGAGGTCAACGTCCCCCTCCACGACGGCCTGCTGAGCGCCGAGCACATCGCCGGAACCCTGGGCGAAGTCGTCGCCGGCAAGAAGCCCGGCCGCGCCGGTGACGAGGTCACCGTGTTCGACTCCACCGGCCTCGCCCTCCAGGACGTCGCGCTCGCCCGCGCCCTCTACGAGGTCGCCCGCGCCAAGGGCGTCGGCCAGTCGCTCGACATCGTCGGCGGCTGA